One Glycine max cultivar Williams 82 chromosome 4, Glycine_max_v4.0, whole genome shotgun sequence DNA segment encodes these proteins:
- the LOC100802935 gene encoding protein TIC 22, chloroplastic translates to MESRGHSNPLLSFSSFIHQHCVRLGSDLATRLDDTKRALAQAHHNLLFPKHALAATSTLGSLHVAKSLVGTSVYTVSNSNNEFVLISDADGAKSIGLLCFRQEDAEAFLAQVRSRSRELRSKARVVPITLDQVYMLKVEGIAFRFLPDPVQIRNALELKPANKGGFDGVPVFQSELLVVKKKKKRYCPVYFSKEDIEQELSKVSRASRGPGVSQHIAVGSLEDVLRKMEMSERNSGWEDLIFIPPGKSRSQHIQELNE, encoded by the exons ATGGAGTCGCGCGGACACTCAAACCCGCTTCTGTCATTTTCCAGCTTCATCCATCAACACTGCGTCCGCTTAGGGTCTGACCTCGCGACTCGTTTGGATGACACGAAACGAGCCCTAGCTCAAGCTCATCATAATCTTCTATTCCCCAAACACGCCCTCGCCGCCACTTCTACTCTGGGCTCCCTGCACGTGGCTAAGTCCCTCGTCGGCACCTCTGTTTACACCGTCAGCAATTCCAACAATGAGTTCGTTCTTATCTCTGACGCTGATGGAGCCAAGTCCATTGGATTGCTTTGCTTTCGCCAAGAGGACGCCGAAGCCTTCCTCGCTCAG GTTCGATCACGGAGTAGAGAGCTTCGAAGCAAGGCTAGGGTTGTTCCAATTACTCTTGACCAG GTATACATGTTGAAGGTTGAAGGCATTGCCTTCCGATTCTTACCCGATCCTGTTCAAATAAGGAATGCTTTGGAG CTTAAACCAGCCAACAAGGGAGGTTTCGATGGAGTTCCTGTTTTTCAG TCAGAGCTTTTGgttgtgaagaagaagaagaagcgttACTGCCCTGTGTATTTCTCTAAG GAGGATATTGAGCAGGAACTGTCCAAAGTTTCCAGGGCATCAAGAGGACCTGGTGTTTCTCAACATATAGCA gTTGGTAGCTTGGAAGATGTACTGAGAAAAATGGAG ATGAGTGAAAGGAATTCAGGATGGGaggatttgatttttattccacCAGGAAAAAGTCGCTCTCAACACATACAAGAACTTAATGAATGA